The genomic stretch GAGTCTCAATCATCCTTTCCAGTAAATTTCCTTCAACAACAATTTCCCAATGATGATTTTCGCCTAAAGCTTCCAGATCTAATGTAGTCAGACCAACTTCCTTAGCTAAATCGCAAAGGTATTTTCTATCTATGATTTCTCTTTCATTCATCGCTGTACTCATTTAATTTCAATAAACTTGCCCGATTCAAATCCATTCATCAGATGCTCATTTGCAAAAATATATCCCATTTGGTTAGAGATTACCCTGGTCCCTCCTATTTCCGTATCAATATTGGTATGCGAATGTCCATATATCCATGCATCAATCCTACTATTGGCGATTAAATTATCATACTCACTTGCAAATGCACTGTTCAGAACAGATCCTCTATGGTGCGCTGCTACTACTTGGAGTGTAGGCAAATGATGTGTGACCACCACAATATGGTTTGCTGTGCTCTCTTCGATGTTTTTCCGAATAAAGTCAATACTGATCTCGTGCATCCGGTTGAACTCCTCCACCTGCAGCAGCTTCCCTCCAAACTTAATCTGTCGGAAGTCGTTCATACCTTTCCATACAAAATACTCATCATTCGGATTGATATGCGACCAGAGTGTACTCAGTACAAAGTCTGTATCATCGATGCGGACAACCTGATTCTGATAGTAACCCACATTCTCCCGCAACATCCACTTCCATTGAAAACCGCGTTCCATCACATCCGAATAGTTATAGTATTCATGATTACCAGGAATAATCAATACCTGACGGTAATTTTTGGATGCCCACTTCCAGAAATTCATAACTGGAGCAGTCTTATCCTTGAGGTAGAAAATATCTCCTGCCAGCACCAGTACATCACCTGTTACAGACAATTCATTA from Phocaeicola dorei encodes the following:
- a CDS encoding metallophosphoesterase, with the translated sequence MRIQYMSDLHLEFQENSRYLRYNELSVTGDVLVLAGDIFYLKDKTAPVMNFWKWASKNYRQVLIIPGNHEYYNYSDVMERGFQWKWMLRENVGYYQNQVVRIDDTDFVLSTLWSHINPNDEYFVWKGMNDFRQIKFGGKLLQVEEFNRMHEISIDFIRKNIEESTANHIVVVTHHLPTLQVVAAHHRGSVLNSAFASEYDNLIANSRIDAWIYGHSHTNIDTEIGGTRVISNQMGYIFANEHLMNGFESGKFIEIK